ACGCGGAGACCTTAATGCCCTTAATTTCCACCGGCTAATACAGTTTGCCGACACCCATGATTACTTCAGGCGTTGGATACGTTTTCGTTTATCAGACAAAGGCAAGGTATTGCGCCCTGGTAATGTAGCCAACCTCGATACCTATTTTCAATTTTTTCATGCAACTGAAAAAAGTGCTAGCGCAGTCATCGTAAACTCAGATCAAAGCTTAGGCGAAACCCAACTGTTTTTTGCAATCAATCCCCACGCCGATGAGGTTTGGTTAGATATAGACGGCACAGACCTAGCCACCTATACGCAAATAGCAGATCACGCTCGCTTTAATGACCAAGGTCTCCACACGGGAAGCCTATTATGGCATGCTGGAAAACTTCACTTACCGCCCAATTCCTGCGGCCTTTGGGTGAAGTAAGGCACCCCTAAAATACCTACGCCTACCGATACCAATAGCGTGATGTGGATTTATTCCCTTCCTTATCCAGAATGCCATGGTCAACACCCATTTTGAGATCTCTACTGGCCGTTGCGGTGGAGATTTCGAAAAGATCGTTGTATTGTTTGCGGCTAAATTTGTTTTGTCCAAATTGCTTTTTTGCTTTGGCAATACGGTCTTCGTAGCCCAGCTTGGCCGAAACGCGCTTTGGCATTTCAGTTAAGGCAATCAGGATCTTTTCCAGAGAAAACTCGATAAAGCGGGTTGCGTCTGCTGCTTCATCACACGCCCTTAACGTTTCATAGTACTCGGCCTGATAACGTTTAATAATGCTTTCTACGGGCACATATTCAAAGAGAGGTTCATCTCGCATCAGCAAAATTTGTTGCCATAACCTTCCCATTCTTCCATTACCATCACTAAAAGGGTGTATGAACTCCAATTCATAGTGAAAAACGCAGGCCTTGATAAGCCAGGGACCGTTATCCTCTTTAAGGTAATCAAAAAGGTTATCCATTAATGACTCAACTCGATGCGCTGGGGGAGCCATGTGGCTAACCTGGTCTCCTTTATAGACGGCAACCCCTTTTTTGCGCCATGTGCCCGCATCGGCAACAAGATTATTCATCAAGCCATTATGAGCCTTTAGAAAGGAATCCTTACTTAGGCCGTCCCATATAAGCAGATCCTTATAAACCGTTACAGCATTTTCAGTCTCCAGAATATCTTTCTTGGGGCCGGCAGGTTTTTGCCCATTAAAGATTGTCAATACCTCATCGATACTCAGCGTATTACCTTCAATCGCTAAGCTTGATTGAATCGACCTGACTTTATTCTCCCGCCTTAATTGAACCTGGCCTTGTTTGAAACCGGAAAACTCAAGCAAGCCAAGTTCTCTGCCAATAGCTTCAACTTGTTTCAAAATAACAGAGGTAATCCGATAGGGAGGTTCCTTTACCATAACTTGATAGTATCATATGATACTATCATTTGCAACAACCAAAGGCCGTCACCAAGACCTATTTTAATTGCACAATTTGTATTATGTCTAGTTCGTTTGGATTATCTGATCCCAAGAAAATGCTCACCTTTTCTTGAATTTTTCGTAACGTTATGGTATATTAGGTTATATGGTAATGAGAAAAATGGATAAGCAATTAATTTTTAGAGCACTAAGGCTCTTGGCGGAGTATGCTCAAATGGAAGGCATTTGTTTGGAAATCGGCATTTATGGAGGAACGGCTATGATGTTGGCCTATAATAATAGTAATCGGGATATCACAAAGGATATTGATGCCGCTTTTAAGGATCAATCTTCCGTAGCACCACTTATTCAAAAAGTGGCAGATGATTTGGATCTACATGAAAATTGGATGAATGAAGAGGTCCGAATGTTTCTGGCCGAAACCAAAGGTAACATGAGACTGCTGAAGGTCAAAGAACTTGAGCACCCTAATTTAATAATCACTGTTCCTACAGCTAGTTACTTGCTGGCCATGAAATGTAGAGCCTGCAGGGAACCGCTCCCGGGTTACGCTGGTGATTACGAAGATATTACGTTTTTATTGAAAAAGATGGAGATTCAATCTGTCGAGCAAATCCAAGAACACATAGATCGCTATTTTGTTGATGAGCCCCTTTCCGAGGAAACTCGGATTGTTTTGAGCGGTATTTTAAAAGCAATTAACAACTAACCCATTGACCAATGCTTACAAAAGATAAGAGTTTCATAAATAATAAATCGCTGCAGCGTCCTAAAGCAGCTAAAGAAGTTAGCTTGTGGTCTGAAAGCGAAAAGGATTTTGGCTACAACTTTCAAGACTGGGTGCATGAGTTGCGCCGATTGTCTTCCAAACCTGAATTGTTACAGCACATTCAAGATCCCCCGCCACGTCTTGCCAATTTATTTCCCGAGGGTAACATTTGTGATGCCTATCTGGCAGCTTATGCGGCTCATCTTTGCCGCATTAACTCCTTAACGCCCCCGGAATGGACCCAAAGTGATGACCTTGTTTTGGAAGAGCCTTGGTTTTCAAATCCTTTTAAAGATGCTCGGTTTTTGCTCTTGAGGGACACACCTCCTGAATTTAAAAACAAAAATCTTTTTACGACTCCGGAAATTACTTTTAAAGCACATCCTGGTCGCCCAAAGGCATCCATTGTTCATAAACGAAAAATGGCCGCACTTCGCCAAAAAGCCTATCGAAAACGGATTGCCGATGAGTTAAAAGCCTTGCGTAAAAAGACTTCTTGAAATTACCTATTCGGCAAAAATAGCGCGCCTTGCAGATACAGCTGGCATTCACCGGACAACAGGACTCTATCTCCAGCCATTTCACATACTAGCTTTCCCTTACGTTTAGATCCTTGTGTAGCTTGTATTTTGATTTTGCCTAATTCCTTGCACCAGTATGGCGCTAAAACGCAATGAGCTGAGCCCGTAACGGGATCCTCAGGAACATTATGTTTGGGGTAAAAGCATCGTGAGTAAATATCGCCCCCAAACTTATTTGTTGTGGCTGATATGATTACACCCCGGTATGGCAGCTTGCTGATTGCCGTAAGATCTAATTCAGCGTTTTCAACTTCAGTCTCATTTTCTAAAATAAATAAAAGATCAAAAGTACTTTTAAAAATTGCCTTGGGGGCTATATTAATGAGCCTCAGATACTTGGGATCCATCCGCATCGCCTCAAAGGGCAATGCGGGGAAATCCATGACGAGTTTATTACCATCTTTTCTAACAATCAACTGCCCACTTAAACTATTGAAAACGATCTGATCTGCGCCGGTTTGTATATGGTTAAAAATAACAAACGCACATGCTAGTGTTGCGTGCCCGCAGAGTCCTACTTCTCCGTTAGGCGTAAACCATCGAATATCAAAACCCACCTGATTCGGCACAAAAAAAACGGTTTCAGAGAGGTTGTTTTCTGTTGCGATCGATTGCAACAGCTCGTCACTCAACCATGCTTCAAGCGGGCAAACGGCAGCAGGATTACCTTCAAATAGCCGAGAAGCAAAGGCATCTACTTGGTACAGCGGTAATTTCATGGGGAAGTTTTGAGGATATTAAACTTAAACTAAATGCGCTAATTTATTAGACACAGCTTCGATCAGCTC
The genomic region above belongs to Verrucomicrobia bacterium CG1_02_43_26 and contains:
- a CDS encoding isomerase, producing the protein MKLPLYQVDAFASRLFEGNPAAVCPLEAWLSDELLQSIATENNLSETVFFVPNQVGFDIRWFTPNGEVGLCGHATLACAFVIFNHIQTGADQIVFNSLSGQLIVRKDGNKLVMDFPALPFEAMRMDPKYLRLINIAPKAIFKSTFDLLFILENETEVENAELDLTAISKLPYRGVIISATTNKFGGDIYSRCFYPKHNVPEDPVTGSAHCVLAPYWCKELGKIKIQATQGSKRKGKLVCEMAGDRVLLSGECQLYLQGALFLPNR